The following DNA comes from Solirubrobacterales bacterium.
GAGTTAGCTGGCGGGCTCGCGCTGAAAGAGTTGCGCTACGGAAGCGACGCTGCTCCCGATTCGCCCCATGGGGTTGGTTCCCCGTTGGTTCCTCCGCCCCTGCCGCTCTTGCGACGGGGCTCGGCTGTTGGTTCGGGAGTATAGGGGCAGCCACCAGACGCCGCGTTCGCCGGTTCCGTATCATGCCGGGGCCGCGCTTTCGCAGCGAACCGTTGCGGGCGCCATTTTCCCATGAAGACTTACGTAGCCACTCCCAACAACCGCCAGAGAGACTGGTACATCGTCGACGCCGAGGGTCAGACTCTCGGTCGCCTGGCGACCCAGCTCGCCGATGTCTTGCGTGGCAAGCGCAAGCCCGAATACACCCCGCACGTCGATACCGGCGACTTTGTCGTCGTGGTCAACGCGGAGAAGATCCGGGTGACCGGCGACAAGCTCAACCAGAAGAGGTACTGGCGGCACAGCGGCTATCCCGGCGGGATCAAGTCGCGGACCCTGGCCGAGATGCTCGAGAAGCAGCCGGAGGAAGTGATCCGCAAAGCGGTCAAGGGGATGATGCCGCGCAACAAGCTCTCCCGTCAGCAGCTCCTGAAGCTCAAGGTGCACGCAGGACCGGAGCACCCCCACCAAGCCCAGCAGCCCAAGCCCCTGGAGATTCAGAAGTGAGTGAAGAAAAGAACGAGGAGACCGAGGCCGAGGGCGTGAACCCCGAGCCCGAGGCAACCGAAGAGGCCGTAGCCGAGGAGACCGTGGTCGAAACCGAGGCGACCGAGGAAGCGGTTGAAGAGACCACCGAGGAGCCGGTCGAAGAACCGGTCGCCGAGGAGGTAGTTGTGGCGACCGCCGAGGAACCCGCCGAAGAACCGGTCGCCGAGGAAAAGAAGTCCGATCTGCCCCCGGGGGCCGACCTCGAGCCGATCTCGATCGAGCCGGAAGCCGAACTTTCGACCGAGGAGCGTGCCCGTCTCGAAGCCGAGGAGGAGGAACGCGCCCAGCGTGAGGCCGCCGCGGAACAGGACGACGATGATGCGCCGCTGGACACCCGGCAGCCGGTCAAGCTGGCCAAGGATGCCCGTTTTATCGCGACCGGAAAGCGCAAGAGCTCGGTCGCCCGGGTGATCGTGCTGGCCGGCAAGGGCAAGATCACGGTCAACGAACGCGAGGTCGAGGAGTACTTCCCCCGGGCTCGGCATCGCACCGTGATCAGCTCACCGCTGGTGGTCACCGGATACGACTCGTCGGTCGACGTGCGAATCCGGGTCCACGGTGGTGGCATCTCGGGTCAGGCAGGCGCGGTCCGTCACGGAATCGCCCGCGCCCTGACCGAGGCCGACCCCGAGCTTCGCTCCGAACTCAAGCGCCGCGGATTCCTGACCCGGGACGCCCGGGCCAAGGAACGCCGCAAGGCCGGTCTGAAGAAGGCCCGTAAGCGGCCGCAGTTCTCCAAGCGCTAGGCCGCGGGGAGGACCGTGTCCGAACCGGTCCGCACGCTTTTTGGAACCGACGGCGTCCGGGGGCGGGTCGGCGAGGTCCTGGATGCCGGTCTGGCCCTGGCGATCGGCCGGGCCGGTACGGTCGCGCTCGGTTCCGATCGGCCCCGCGTCCTGATCATCCGTGACACCCGCGAGTCCGGGCCGATGCTGGAGTCGGCTCTGGCCGCAGGGGTCACCGAGGCCGGTGGTGACGTGATGCTCGGCGGAATCCTGCCGACTCCGGCGGCGGCAATTCTCTGCCGGCAGTACTCCTTCGATCTTGCCGCGGTCGTTTCGGCTTCGCACAACCCCTTTCACGACAACGGGATCAAGCTGTTCGCCGGTGACGGCGGCAAGCTGGATGACGCCACCGAGGCCCGGGTCGAGGAGCTGATCCACCGGCCGCCGCCCCCGGCGGCCACACCGGGCCGGATCACCGAACTGCGGGGGGCCGAACAGGACTACGTGCGGGCTCTGGCCGACCGCTTCCGTCTCGATCTCACCGGTCTGAGGGTCGCGCTCGACTGCGCCCACGGATCGACCTACCGGGTCGCCCCGGAGATCTTCACCCGGTTGGGGGCGGAGGTCGAGGTGCTGGCCGACACCCCGGACGGACGTAACATCAACGACGGCTGCGGCTCGACCTCGATCGACGCGCTTGCCGCCCGGGTCCGCGAATCGGATGCCGCGATCGGCTTCGCCTTCGACGGCGATGGAGACCGGGTGCTCGCGGTGGACGGCGAAGGGGAGCCGTTCGACGGCGACGAGATGATCGCTCTGATCGCCGCAGCCCGACACGGTCAGCAGCGGCTCGAAGGCGGGGTGGCGGTGACCGTGATGACCAACTACGGCTTTCACCAGGCGATGGAGCAGGCCGGGGTGGAGGTCGAGGTGACCAAGGTCGGCGACCGCTACGTGCTCGAGGCCCTCCGGGAAAAGCGGTGGGTTCTCGGCGGCGAACAGTCCGGGCACATCATCTCGACCGACTACGCCCCAACCGGAGACGGGATCGCCGCGGCCCTGATGGCGCTGGAAGCCCTGGGCGACCGTGATCTGGCCACCGCCCGCGTGATGAAGAAGCTGCCCCAGACCCTGATCAACGTGACCGTGGCCGACCGCGAGGCGATCGCCGGGGCCGATTCGGTCTGGGCCGAAGTCGAGCGGACCAACTCGGAACTCGAGGGCCACGGCCGGGTCCTGATCCGTCCCTCCGGCACCGAGCCACTGGTCCGGGTGATGGTCGAGGCCGAGACCGCCGAACAGGCGGAACGGATCTGCAACAAACTCGCCGACCTGGTCCGCACCGAACTGGGCTGATCCCGGCCCGATCCCCTTGAGGTGATGCAGGTGATGCGCTACCGTTGGCATCATGCGCACCACGGTCAACATCGACGAGCATCTGCTGGCCCGGGCCAAGCAGAAAGCACGGGAGCAGGGGAAGACGTTGGGGCAGTATGCCGAAGACCTGTTCCGGCGTGACGTCAACGGCGCGGGGGAGAAGGAAGAGGCGCCGGAAATCCCGCTGTATGACGGTGAAGGCGGGGTCGCGCCGGAGGCCATCTTCACCTCCAACCGTGACCTGTATGAGTTTCTTGACAGGGGTGTTCCACTGGAGAAGATTAGGTGGTGACGTACCTTCCCGATGTCAACGTCGTTGTCGCGTCACATCGCAGGGACCACCCTCAGAACGAGTCCGCCCGCGAATGGCTCGACCGGACTGTCGAGTCGAAACAGGCATTCGGAATCCCCACCCTGGTGTGGGGCTCGTTCCTGCGCCTGGCTTCCGACTGGCGGGTATTCCCAATCCCGCGCTCCCGGGACGAACTGTTCGCTTTCATTGGGTCGGTTCGTGGGCAGGATGCCTATTTACCGGTTGAACCCGGACCCCGTCACATCGAGATCCTGAGGGAGATCTGCGATGAGGGGGACGCTCGCGCAAACCTCGTCCCCGACGCAGTCCTCGCGGCAGTCGCATTGGAAAACTCCTGTGAAATCGTCACCTTCGACCGCGACTTCGCCCGCTTCCCCTCGGTTCGCCACACCCTGCTTGTTTCGTAGCGGTCGCGCCTGAGCGGTGCGGGGCCGGGTAGCCTTGCGGGATCTATGTGCGGAATCATCGGATATGCCGGTCGGCGGCCCTGTCTCGACATCCTGATCCACGGCCTGGAACGGCTCGAGTACCGCGGCTACGACTCGGCCGGGGTCGCCCTGCTGGAGGGTGACCGGATCGAACGGGTCCGGGCGGTCGGCAACCTGGCACGGCTGCGTCAGGCGGTCGATGATTCCGGTCTGGCCGAACGCTCCTCCACCCCGGCGGCCGACGGCAGCCATACCGGGATCGCCCACACCCGCTGGGCAACCCACGGCCGGGTGACCGAGGCCAACGCGCATCCGCACGCGGACGAGAGCGGCCGGATCCAGATCGTGCTCAACGGGATCGTCGAGAACCACGCCGACCTTCGGGCTGAACTGGAGGCCGACGGCTACCGGTTCAGTTCGGAAACCGACGCCGAGGTGGTCGCCCACCTGATCAGCCGGTTCTGGGAGGGTGACCTGACGGCTGCGGTCCGGAGTACCTGCGAGCAGCTACGGGGCCATTTCGGGATCGTCGCGATGCACTCCGAGGCGCCCGGGCTGCTGGTCGGGGCCCGTCAGGAGGTGCCACTGATCGTCGGTCTCGGTGAGAACGAGAACTTCTTTGCCTCGGCGATCCCGGCCTTCATGGCCGAGACCCGCAAGGTTCTGGGGATCGAAAGCGGCGAGATCGCGGCGATCACCCCCGACTCGGTCGAGATCAGCACCTTCGCCGGAGTGCCGGTTGAGCGTGAACCGGAGCTGGTCACCTGGGATGAGGAGGCAGCCGAGAAGGGCGGCTACGACACCTTCATGATGAAGGAGATCCACGAACAGCCCGAGGCGATCGCGGAAACGATCCTCGACCGGCTTCCTCACGACCACGGGGTTGAACTCACCGACGTCGGGCTTTCGGACGAGTTCCTGTCCGGGGTGAGCCGGATCGTGATCGTCGCCTGCGGCACCTCGTACCACGCCGGACTGGTCGGCCGGTACGCGATCGAACGCTGGGCGAGGGTCCCGGTCGAGATGGACATCGCATCCGAGTATCGCTACCGCGACCCGGTGATCGGCCCGGGGGACCTGGTGGTCGGGATCACCCAGTCGGGGGAGACCGCCGACACCCTGGCCGCGATGAGACTCGCCCGGGAGGCCGGGGCCACCGTGCTCTCGGTCACCAACGTGATGGGTTCACAGGCGACCCGGGACAGTGACGCGGTGCTCTACACCAGGGCCGGACTGGAAATCGGGGTTGCCGCGACCAAGACCTATGTCGCCCAGGTGGCCGCCATGTACCTGCTGGCGCTCAGGCTGGCCGAACTGCGGGGCAGCCTGCCGCCGGAGGAGATCACCCGTCTCGTGACCGAGCTGAAGGCGATCCCCGACAAGATGACCCGGACGATCGACATCGTCTCCGACCGGGTCCTCGAGATCGCCGAGAGACACGCCAGACAGAACTTCTTTCTCTACCTGGGTCGCCACATCGGCCTGCCGGTCTGCCTCGAAGGGGCGCTGAAGCTGAAGGAGGTCTCCTACATCCCGACCGATGCCTACGCGGCCGGCGAGATGAAGCACGGGCCGATCGCCCTGCTCGACGAGTCGACCCCGGTGGTCTGCGTGGCCACCGACAGCCCGATCCTCGACAAGGTCCTCTCCAACGTCGAGGAGGTGCGGGCCCGCGGCGCAGACACGATCGCGGTGGCGACCGAGGGCTCCGATCGGGTATCCCGGGTTGCCGAAGAGACGATCTTCGTCCCGGAATCGGACTGGGTGCTCCAGCCGCTGCTGGCGATCCTGCCGCTCCAGCTGCTCGCCTACCACGTGGCCCGGCTGAACGGCCTGAACGTCGACCAGCCCCGGAACCTGGCGAAAACGGTTACGGTCGAGTGACCTGACGCCGATTCGTCGCAAGGTTCCCGCAAGCCCTGAAGATAGGATGCCCGCCATGCAAATGCGTTCAAGACTGACTCTCGTCCTGTCCATCCTCACGGCCTCGCTCCTGGCGGTCACCCTCGCAGCCTGCGGCGGTGGTTCCAAGGGCTCCCCGCTGACCGAGATGGCCGGGATGATCCCGACCGATGCCGCGGTCTACGCCCAGGGCAGCATCAAACCGGACAGTGAGGTCCAGTCGAAGGCCGACGGGATCGCGAAAAAGCTGACCGGGTCGACCCTCGGTGATCTGGTCAAGGAGGGACTTGCCTCGAGCGACAACGACGTTGATTTCGAGACCGACGTCAAGCCCTGGCTCGGGGACAACGCTGCGATGTACGCAGGAGCCGGCGCCTTCGGTTCCGGTTCGGGCGTTGAAGGAGTCACGGCCGAAGGTGAAGGCGACTCGGACTACGGAGTGGTGATCCAGACCAGTGATGCCGATGCCGCCAGCTCCTTCGTGGAGAAGCAGTCCGAGCCCGGCAGTACCGGCGAGTACGAAGGCAACACCTACGGCACGCTCAAGGGCGACGACTCGGTCGGCGGTGTGGTCGACGACAACTTCGTGTCGGCAGCCAACCTGGACAGTTTCAAGGCGATAGTTGACGCCAGCAAGGGCGACTCGCTGAAGGACGACGACGGCTTCAACGAGGTGGCCGACAAGGTCTCCGACGGCAGCCTGGTGAACGTGTACCTGTCGAGCGCCCCCGCAACCGAGATGGCGAAGCAGCAGGGAGCCGACTACTCCGGTCTCTACAGTGCGCTCGGAGTCGATCCGGCCAAGTCCGGGGCGATGTTCAGCCTGGTTCCGGAGGAGAACGAGATCTCGATCCAGGGCATCGCCGCGGATCAACCGGACCTCAAGGGTGGCGACGCTTCGGAACTGATCGCCAGCTTCCCGGCAAACACGGTCTTCGCGATGGGCAGCGGCAACATCGGCGAGAACGTCACCAAGGTGATCAACTCACTTGACAAGGAAGGAGTCGAGGGGATGCTCAAGCCGGGACAGCTCGGCAAGAGCCTCGACCAGCTTTCCGAGCAGGGACTCGACGTCCGTTCGATGCTGGAGAACCTGGAGGACTTCGGTCTCTTCGTTCAGGGTGGCAGCCCGAGACGACTCGGTGGAGCACTGGTCCTGACCAGTTCCGACCTCGACTCGTTCCGTAGCTCGCTGAAGGGGATCACCGCGATGATCCGGCTGGCGGGGGACGCTGCGGTACGCCCGCTGGGCGGTGGGCTCACCGGAATCAGGTTCACCACGCCGGAACTGCCGGGCCGTCCGCTGGTCCTGGCCGTCGGCGAGGACCGAGCCGTTCTGGCGGTAGGCATGCCCGCCGCGATGCAGGCGCTGAAGGGCGAGGGGGCCGACCTCGGCTCGACCGAGCAGTTCAAGGCGGCCCAGGACTCGATCGGCGGAGCGCTCGGGATGTACGCCGATCCGGTCGTGCTGG
Coding sequences within:
- the glmM gene encoding phosphoglucosamine mutase, producing the protein MSEPVRTLFGTDGVRGRVGEVLDAGLALAIGRAGTVALGSDRPRVLIIRDTRESGPMLESALAAGVTEAGGDVMLGGILPTPAAAILCRQYSFDLAAVVSASHNPFHDNGIKLFAGDGGKLDDATEARVEELIHRPPPPAATPGRITELRGAEQDYVRALADRFRLDLTGLRVALDCAHGSTYRVAPEIFTRLGAEVEVLADTPDGRNINDGCGSTSIDALAARVRESDAAIGFAFDGDGDRVLAVDGEGEPFDGDEMIALIAAARHGQQRLEGGVAVTVMTNYGFHQAMEQAGVEVEVTKVGDRYVLEALREKRWVLGGEQSGHIISTDYAPTGDGIAAALMALEALGDRDLATARVMKKLPQTLINVTVADREAIAGADSVWAEVERTNSELEGHGRVLIRPSGTEPLVRVMVEAETAEQAERICNKLADLVRTELG
- the rplM gene encoding 50S ribosomal protein L13, translated to MKTYVATPNNRQRDWYIVDAEGQTLGRLATQLADVLRGKRKPEYTPHVDTGDFVVVVNAEKIRVTGDKLNQKRYWRHSGYPGGIKSRTLAEMLEKQPEEVIRKAVKGMMPRNKLSRQQLLKLKVHAGPEHPHQAQQPKPLEIQK
- the glmS gene encoding glutamine--fructose-6-phosphate transaminase (isomerizing); translated protein: MCGIIGYAGRRPCLDILIHGLERLEYRGYDSAGVALLEGDRIERVRAVGNLARLRQAVDDSGLAERSSTPAADGSHTGIAHTRWATHGRVTEANAHPHADESGRIQIVLNGIVENHADLRAELEADGYRFSSETDAEVVAHLISRFWEGDLTAAVRSTCEQLRGHFGIVAMHSEAPGLLVGARQEVPLIVGLGENENFFASAIPAFMAETRKVLGIESGEIAAITPDSVEISTFAGVPVEREPELVTWDEEAAEKGGYDTFMMKEIHEQPEAIAETILDRLPHDHGVELTDVGLSDEFLSGVSRIVIVACGTSYHAGLVGRYAIERWARVPVEMDIASEYRYRDPVIGPGDLVVGITQSGETADTLAAMRLAREAGATVLSVTNVMGSQATRDSDAVLYTRAGLEIGVAATKTYVAQVAAMYLLALRLAELRGSLPPEEITRLVTELKAIPDKMTRTIDIVSDRVLEIAERHARQNFFLYLGRHIGLPVCLEGALKLKEVSYIPTDAYAAGEMKHGPIALLDESTPVVCVATDSPILDKVLSNVEEVRARGADTIAVATEGSDRVSRVAEETIFVPESDWVLQPLLAILPLQLLAYHVARLNGLNVDQPRNLAKTVTVE
- the rpsI gene encoding 30S ribosomal protein S9 is translated as MAKDARFIATGKRKSSVARVIVLAGKGKITVNEREVEEYFPRARHRTVISSPLVVTGYDSSVDVRIRVHGGGISGQAGAVRHGIARALTEADPELRSELKRRGFLTRDARAKERRKAGLKKARKRPQFSKR
- a CDS encoding DUF3352 domain-containing protein: MRSRLTLVLSILTASLLAVTLAACGGGSKGSPLTEMAGMIPTDAAVYAQGSIKPDSEVQSKADGIAKKLTGSTLGDLVKEGLASSDNDVDFETDVKPWLGDNAAMYAGAGAFGSGSGVEGVTAEGEGDSDYGVVIQTSDADAASSFVEKQSEPGSTGEYEGNTYGTLKGDDSVGGVVDDNFVSAANLDSFKAIVDASKGDSLKDDDGFNEVADKVSDGSLVNVYLSSAPATEMAKQQGADYSGLYSALGVDPAKSGAMFSLVPEENEISIQGIAADQPDLKGGDASELIASFPANTVFAMGSGNIGENVTKVINSLDKEGVEGMLKPGQLGKSLDQLSEQGLDVRSMLENLEDFGLFVQGGSPRRLGGALVLTSSDLDSFRSSLKGITAMIRLAGDAAVRPLGGGLTGIRFTTPELPGRPLVLAVGEDRAVLAVGMPAAMQALKGEGADLGSTEQFKAAQDSIGGALGMYADPVVLAKFLSASSGANIEAAQFAGILAKFNFAAAGTGSEDGSVEINLGLK
- a CDS encoding type II toxin-antitoxin system VapC family toxin is translated as MTYLPDVNVVVASHRRDHPQNESAREWLDRTVESKQAFGIPTLVWGSFLRLASDWRVFPIPRSRDELFAFIGSVRGQDAYLPVEPGPRHIEILREICDEGDARANLVPDAVLAAVALENSCEIVTFDRDFARFPSVRHTLLVS